A region from the Tachyglossus aculeatus isolate mTacAcu1 chromosome Y4, mTacAcu1.pri, whole genome shotgun sequence genome encodes:
- the LOC119946768 gene encoding extensin-like, whose translation MATPPRPWPRPKVAGHPPTSVATPRAIATGHAPRLLDIPRRHGHDPDHASDVHGHAPTSAGHTPRPLETPLTSWPRPDPLPAPTPTATPLTTPPASMATPRGPWTRPRRQWPRPESIAPPDVHGHAPEVHGHTPRPPGHAPDVRGYAPTSLATPRGPWTRPRSQWPRPDVPGLAPDVHGHTPTSIVTPLTLMDTPPDVHGHTPRSLATPPTRMATPPTSVATPPTVVKGGGRRRAGP comes from the exons CGCTGGACATCCCCCGACGTCAGTGGCCACGCCCCGAGCCATTGCCACCGGCCACGCCCCAAGGTTGCTGGACATCCCCCGACGTCATGGCCACGACCCTGACCACGCCTCCGACGTCCATGGCCACGCCCCCACGTCcgcg GGCCACACCCCAAGGCCCCTGGAAACGCCCCTGACGTCATGGCCACGCCCCGATCCATTGCCAGCCCCGACGCCCACGGCCACGCCCCTGACCACGCCCCCGGCGTCCATGGCCACACCCCGAGGTCCCTGGACACGCCCCCGGCGTCAATGGCCACGCCCCGAGTCCATTGCCCCCCCCGACGTCCATGGCCACGCCCCCGAAGTCCATGGCCACACCCCGAGGCCCCCTGGACACGCCCCCGACGTCCGTGGCTACGCCCCGACGTCCCTGGCCACACCCCGAGGTCCCTGGACACGCCCCCGAAGTCAATGGCCACGCCCCGATGTCCCTGGACTCGCCCCCGACGTCCATGGCCACACTCCGACGTCCATAGTCACGCCCCTGACGCTCATGGACACGCCCCCCGACGTACACGGCCACACCCCGAGatccctggccacgccccctacgCGCATGGCCACGCCCCCGACGTCCGTGGCCACGCCCCCGACCGTTGTCAAGGGAGGAGGCCGGAGACGGGCAGGGCCGTGA